One genomic window of bacterium includes the following:
- a CDS encoding CarD family transcriptional regulator → MRTDEDTNFEIGDKAVYPAYGVGVIERIDEKEIAGTIMSFYVVRILDSEMTLMVPVNGVKNVGLRRLIKASQVKRVFDVFKENDVVIDTTTWNRRQREYNEKIKTGSVFEIAEVMRDLYVLKKDKTLSFGERGMMDKARTLLIKELAIAKESDEESIEKKIEKFFE, encoded by the coding sequence ATGCGCACCGATGAAGATACCAACTTTGAAATTGGCGATAAAGCGGTTTATCCGGCCTATGGCGTTGGCGTCATAGAACGGATTGATGAAAAAGAAATTGCCGGTACCATCATGTCATTTTATGTGGTTAGGATTTTAGACAGCGAAATGACGCTCATGGTTCCAGTCAATGGCGTTAAAAATGTAGGTCTTAGACGTTTGATCAAAGCTTCTCAAGTTAAACGTGTTTTTGATGTATTCAAAGAAAATGATGTGGTGATTGACACCACCACCTGGAATCGCAGACAGCGCGAATACAATGAAAAAATTAAAACCGGTTCTGTCTTTGAAATAGCAGAAGTCATGCGTGATTTGTATGTTCTTAAAAAAGACAAAACTTTGTCTTTTGGTGAGCGCGGCATGATGGATAAAGCTAGAACGCTTTTGATTAAAGAATTGGCCATTGCCAAAGAGTCTGATGAAGAAAGCATTGAGAAAAAAATAGAAAAGTTTTTTGAGTAA
- the ispD gene encoding 2-C-methyl-D-erythritol 4-phosphate cytidylyltransferase, producing MVESKPTVSVVMPAGGSGRRMQLNQPKQYLNINGKMVIEYSLSAFEQHPLVTEIVLVLPQEDLKDKPMAYWRDLGFNKVKHCVAGGETRQESVWQGLQQIDENNDYVLIHDAARCLFNSEDLSEAINAFDDADGVIYASPVSDSIKHVELKQIKKSVDRNKLWTMQTPQIFKRQFIVEAYEKALRDQFFATDDAQVAEYKQGQIKVFPSKHINLKLTQTSDFKLFEVLLKLNKEQNV from the coding sequence ATGGTTGAATCCAAACCAACAGTCAGTGTCGTGATGCCTGCCGGTGGCTCAGGTCGTCGCATGCAGCTCAATCAGCCCAAGCAATATTTAAATATCAACGGTAAGATGGTGATTGAATACAGCTTAAGTGCTTTTGAACAACACCCTTTGGTGACGGAGATTGTTTTAGTTTTGCCGCAAGAAGACCTCAAAGACAAGCCCATGGCCTATTGGCGAGATTTAGGCTTTAATAAAGTTAAACATTGTGTGGCCGGTGGAGAAACGCGACAGGAATCAGTCTGGCAAGGCTTACAGCAGATTGATGAAAACAATGACTATGTTTTAATTCATGATGCAGCCAGATGTTTGTTCAACAGTGAAGACTTAAGTGAAGCAATAAATGCTTTTGACGATGCAGATGGTGTGATTTATGCTTCTCCGGTCAGTGATTCTATCAAGCATGTTGAATTGAAACAGATCAAAAAATCAGTGGATAGAAATAAATTGTGGACCATGCAAACCCCACAAATTTTTAAGCGTCAGTTTATTGTTGAAGCTTATGAGAAAGCTCTAAGAGACCAGTTTTTTGCTACCGATGATGCCCAAGTGGCTGAATACAAACAAGGACAGATTAAGGTCTTTCCTTCCAAACACATTAATTTAAAACTAACGC
- a CDS encoding PilZ domain-containing protein, with translation MSLNYPVRSKRFAVQIQLGAASHELFYGSQIMNISKGGVFIKADLVLAVGSIIDFTFTLPKTNQTISVTGVVVWARRALSKQKDSFPHHPSGMGVQFVQTSNAVLDKINQELQLHSA, from the coding sequence ATGAGTCTAAACTATCCAGTTAGATCCAAGCGTTTTGCGGTGCAAATTCAGCTGGGTGCAGCGTCGCATGAACTGTTTTATGGCAGTCAAATCATGAATATTTCTAAAGGAGGAGTTTTCATTAAAGCAGACCTTGTCTTGGCGGTAGGAAGCATTATTGACTTTACCTTTACCTTACCCAAAACCAATCAAACCATCAGCGTGACCGGTGTGGTGGTTTGGGCGCGCAGAGCTTTATCTAAGCAGAAAGATTCCTTTCCTCACCATCCCAGTGGTATGGGTGTTCAGTTTGTGCAGACTTCAAACGCTGTTTTGGATAAAATTAATCAAGAGCTGCAGCTTCACAGTGCATAA